One window from the genome of Nicotiana tomentosiformis chromosome 5, ASM39032v3, whole genome shotgun sequence encodes:
- the LOC104121033 gene encoding uncharacterized protein, producing MNFFFSTFFGHNKIVKTKMSNIFLFIFFFFSFLVLESLAIKRVSIVESITMREDMIKMAGYGEEKLSTVFIHGKVVCDNDSGCNNNNNNIKDEISELGPRAVPGASVAVFCGSSGKARRSWARNTTDEDGEFLIDLPSHLHAIPNLEKTCLVKVLHLPRNTICEHSFRGKHKGLELTSIGDGIRTYTTDTIHLPPKVSQRCRKRVDKKQQETVSII from the exons ATGAATTTTTTCTTCAGCACATTTTTTGGACACAATAAAATTGTGAAGACAAAAATGAGCAACATTTTCTtgtttatcttcttctttttctcatttCTTGTTCTTGAAAGTTTGGCTATAAAGAGAGTTTCTATAGTTGAATCAATTACTATGAGagaagatatgataaaaatggctgGTTATGGAGAAGAAAAGCTCTCTACTGTTTTTATTCATGGGAAAGTTGTTTGTGATAATGATTCTGgctgtaataataataataataatatcaagGATGAGATTTCAGAACTTGGTCCACGAGCTGTCCCAG GTGCATCAGTAGCTGTGTTCTGTGGATCAAGTGGAAAGGCAAGAAGATCATGGGCAAGAAACACTACAGATGAAGATGGAGAATTCCTTATTGATCTTCCTTCTCATCTTCATGCTATTCCAAACTTGGAAAAAACATGTCTAGTTAAAGTACTTCATCTGCCAAGAAACACCATTTGTGAACATTCTTTTAGAGGAAAACACAAAGGACTCGAGCTTACCTCTATCGGTGATGGCATCCGTACTTACACGACAGATACAATTCATCTACCCCCTAAAGTTTCACAAAGGTGCAGAAAGAGAGTTGACAAAAAGCAACAAGAAACTGTAAGCATCATTTAG
- the LOC104121034 gene encoding acyl carrier protein 3, mitochondrial: MQSLRSSILKYMRVRIPLQVQFQAESRNVLNILNLQIRTCNSSGATNQDEIKERVLNLVKKFDKIDATKVNESADFQKDLSLDSLDRVELVMAFEQEFSIEIPDEEADKLKCCADVAQYIISGAEKKDGKTS, from the exons ATGCAAAGCTTGAGATCCTCTATTCTGAAGTATATGAGGGTTAGGATCCCATTGCAAGTACAGTTTCAAGCTGAAAGCCGGAATGTGTTAAATATTCTCAATTTGCAAATACGCACTTGCAACAGTTCTGGTGCCACCAATCAGGATGAGATAAAAGAACGAGTGCTTAACCTGGTGAAGAAATTTGATAAGATCGATGCAACCAAG GTTAATGAGAGTGCTGATTTCCAGAAGGACTTGAGCCTAGACAGCTTAGATAGAGTGGAACTTGTCATGGCATTTGAACAAGAATTCTCAATTGAGATACCTGATGAAGAAGCAGACAAACTTAAATGTTGTGCTGATGTCGCTCAATATATCATTTCTGGGGCTGAGAAGAAAGACGGGAAGACTTCATAA